The following coding sequences lie in one Arachis hypogaea cultivar Tifrunner chromosome 9, arahy.Tifrunner.gnm2.J5K5, whole genome shotgun sequence genomic window:
- the LOC112711411 gene encoding chaperonin CPN60-2, mitochondrial — protein MYRFATSLASKARIARNSSQQIGSRLSWSRNYAAKDIRFGVEARAAMLKGVEELADAVKVTMGPKGRNVVIEQSFGAPKVTKDGVTVAKSIEFKDKVKNVGASLVKQVANATNDVAGDGTTCATVLTRAIFTEGCKSVAAGMNAMDLRRGINMAVDAVVTNLKSRARMISTSEEIAQVGTISANGEREIGELIAKAMEKVGKEGVITISDGKTLYNELEVVEGMKLDRGYISPYFITNQKNQKCELEDPLILIHEKKISSINAIVKVLELALKRQRPLLIVAEDVESDALATLILNKLRAGIKVCAIKAPGFGENRKSGLQDLAVLTGGDLITEELGLNLEKVDLEMLGTCKKVTISKDDTVILDGAGDKKAIEERCDQIRSAIENSTSDYDKEKLQERLAKLSGGVAVLKIGGASEAEVGEKKDRVTDALNATKAAVEEGIVPGGGVALLYASNELDKLPTANFDQKIGVQIIQNALKTPVHTIASNAGVEGAVVVGKLLEQDNPDLGYDAAKGEYVDMVKSGIIDPLKVIRTALVDAASVSSLMTTTEAVIAELPKEDEAPPMAGGMGGMGGMGGMGY, from the exons ATGTATCGCTTTGCCACTTCCCTAGCTTCTAAAGCCAG GATTGCCAGGAACAGCAGTCAACAG ATTGGAAGTAGGTTGAGTTGGAGCAGGAATTATGCGGCCAAGGATATTCGATTTGGTGTGGAGGCTCGGGCTGCGATGCTTAAGGGTGTTGAAGAGCTTGCTGATGCTGTGAAAGTTACAATGGGTCCTAAG GGGCGTAATGTGGTGATTGAGCAAAGTTTTGGTGCCCCTAAAGTGACAAAAGATGGTGTCACTGTAgccaagagcattgaattcaaggaTAAAGTAAAAAATGTAGGTGCTAGTCTTGTAAAGCAGGTTGCAAATGCAACCAATGATGTCGCTGGTGATG GTACTACATGTGCGACAGTTCTTACTCGAGCAATTTTCACGGAAGGGTGCAAGTCAGTTGCTGCTGGAATGAATGCAATGGACCTGAGGCGAGGTATAAATATGGCTGTTGATGCTGTGGTGACAAACCTGAAAAGCAGAGCAAGGATGATTAGTACTTCTGAAGAAATAGCTCAG GTTGGGACAATATCAGCTAATGGGGAAAGAGAAATTGGTGAGTTAATTGCAAAGGCTATGGAGAAAGTTGGCAAAGAGGGTGTAATCACTATCTCA GATGGTAAGACACTGTATAACGAGTTAGAAGTTGTTGAAGGAATGAAGCTTGATAGGGGCTACATTTCTCCATATTTCATAACTAACCAGAAGAACCAGAAATGT GAACTTGAGGATCCACTCATTCTAATCCATGAGAAGAAAATCTCAAGTATAAATGCTATAGTCAAAGTATTAGAGTTGGCTTTAAAG AGACAACGACCTTTGTTGATTGTTGCTGAAGATGTGGAAAGTGACGCCCTTGCAACTCTTATTCTAAATAAACTTCGTGCTGGAATCAAG GTATGTGCCATCAAAGCCCCTGGTTTTGGTGAAAACAGGAAATCTGGACTTCAGGATCTTGCTGTTCTTACGGGAGGTGAT CTTATCACTGAAGAGCTAGGCTTGAATCTTGAAAAAGTGGATTTGGAGATGCTTGGCACGTGTAAAAAG GTAACAATTTCTAAAGATGACACTGTCATTCTTGATGGCGCTGGTGACAAGAAAGCAATTGAGGAAAGATGTGATCAG ATTAGGTCAGCAATTGAAAATAGCACTTCAGATTATGACAAGGAAAAGTTGCAGGAACGCCTGGCCAAACTTTCTGGGGGTGTTGCAGTGCTCAAG ATTGGAGGAGCCAGTGAGGCTGAAGTTGGTGAGAAGAAGGACAGAGTAACAGATGCCTTGAATGCAACCAaggctgctgtagaggagggcATAGTACCTG GTGGTGGTGTTGCTCTTCTTTATGCATCAAACGAATTAGATAAGCTTCCAACTGCCAACTTCGATCAAAAGATAGGTGTACAAATTATCCAAAATGCCTTGAAG ACACCTGTCCACACAATTGCATCAAATGCTGGAGTTGAGGGTGCTGTCGTCGTTGGAAAACTATTGGAACAGGACAATCCTGATCTTGGATATGATGCAGCAAAAG GTGAATATGTTGATATGGTTAAATCCGgaattattgatccattgaaggTGATCAGAACCGCCTTGGTTGATGCAGCCAG TGTATCCTCTTTGATGACAACGACTGAGGCTGTTATTGCTGAACTCCCAAAGGAAGATGAGGCTCCTCCAATGGCTGGTGGCATGGGTGGAATGGGGGGAATGGGTGGCATGGGTTATTAG